The proteins below come from a single Drosophila miranda strain MSH22 chromosome Y unlocalized genomic scaffold, D.miranda_PacBio2.1 Contig_Y1_pilon, whole genome shotgun sequence genomic window:
- the LOC117191669 gene encoding uncharacterized protein LOC117191669 — translation MLQQTISSSWLVLCDKLDSSLLNKKGKCSTNLCRILRFIGRRGLPEKVYSDNATNFVGASKVLNELHQAYQRDQDRLKAYAARQGVEWCFIPPRAPHFGGLWEAAVKSAKQRLVRGVGNAKLTADELCTHLLEVEALLNSRPIASPGNDPSDVEALTPGHLLIGHPLLSLPPESDHDDRCSRGSFAYLKRWRILSALKQQFWQGWSKDYLVSLQKRHQWATKGPGLDIGCLVLVHEDNTPPQKWTTGRVVAAIKGEDGRVRVAEVRTPAGVIKSPIHKLAKLPIDG, via the exons ATGTTGCAGCAGACGATC AGCTCTAGCTGGCTGGTTTTGTGCGACAAATTGGATTCATCTTTACTCAACAAAAAAGGAAAGTGTTCGACTAATCTATGCCGAATTCTCAG GTTCATCGGGAGAAGAGGCCTTCCGGAGAAGGTGTACAGCGACAACGCCACCAACTTCGTGGGCGCGAGCAAGGTGCTGAACGAGCTGCATCAAGCGTACCAGAGGGACCAGGACCGGCTCAAGGCGTACGCAGCGCGCCAAGGCGTCGAGTGGTGTTTCATACCACCGAGAGCACCACACTTCGGCGGATTGTGGGAGGCAGCCGTCAAATCAGCCAAGCAGAGGTTGGTACGCGGAGTGGGCAACGCCAAGCTCACCGCGGACGAGCTGTGCACCCACCTGTTAGAGGTAGAGGCTCTTCTCAACTCCCGGCCAATCGCGTCCCCAGGCAACGATCCCAGCGATGTAGAAGCGCTAACGCCAGGGCACCTGCTGATCGGGCATCCGCTTCTTTCGCTGCCGCCCGAATCAGATCACGACGACAGATGCAGCAGGGGAAGCTTCGCGTACTTGAAGCGGTGGCGAATACTGTCAGCGCTCAAGCAGCAGTTTTGGCAGGGCTGGTCCAAGGACTACCTGGTCAGCCTGCAGAAGCGTCACCAGTGGGCTACCAAAGGGCCAGGCTTGGACATTGGCTGTCTAGTGCTCGTCCACGAGGACAACACACCGCCACAGAAGTGGACCACAGGACGAGTGGTGGCCGCAATCAAGGGAGAAGATGGGAGAGTGCGCGTCGCCGAGGTGCGAACACCCGCGGGCGTAATTAAAAGCCCCATACACAAATTGGCAAAACTGCCAATAGACGGTTGA